The following are from one region of the Vitis riparia cultivar Riparia Gloire de Montpellier isolate 1030 chromosome 14, EGFV_Vit.rip_1.0, whole genome shotgun sequence genome:
- the LOC117931119 gene encoding dormancy-associated protein homolog 3, giving the protein MGLLDQLWDDTVAGPQPDHGLGKLRKYSTFNSRPTSGKAASDGGIGRSYSDDSSEEAMRVTRSIMIIKPPGFQNGSPPVSPAGSTPPVSPFSGGKESFRFRRRSTSDAYEKGNGVGPRSPRPPYDV; this is encoded by the exons ATGGGCCTCCTAGACCAGTTGTGGGACGATACCGTCGCCGGGCCCCAGCCGGATCACGGCCTCGGCAAGCTTCGGAAGTACTCTACCTTTAACTCCCGACCGACCTCCGGCAAGG CGGCATCAGACGGTGGAATTGGAAGATCGTACAGCGATGATTCGTCGGAGGAGGCGATGAGAGTTACACGTAGTATTATGATAATAAAACCTCCGGGATTCCAAAACGGATCGCCGCCGGTGTCCCCGGCCGGATCTACACCCCCGGTATCTCCTTTTTCCG GTGGGAAGGAGTCTTTCCGGTTTCGCCGGCGATCTACATCGGATGCTTACGAGAAGGGGAATGGGGTTGGACCAAGGAGCCCTCGTCCTCCTTACGACGTGTGA